A single window of bacterium DNA harbors:
- a CDS encoding DUF928 domain-containing protein gives MKRLRISLILVAALLFVQHAMAQDSFLVMSVKGDVTFKKGGKGEWSKVRVGDVLGKSDRVRTAYASYVKLMMDQTRLVSIDAHEERVLKDFKAIKGRNAGEMATGSIMQYAARQMKKSRDKKDAPVYGAVRGNLDVFSAVFPKYAVMTPEPLFQWVDAEDAKQYEFILLDDAFNIIARSRFGDDRFRYMPSELPPLEPEKHYHWRITRLSDGMESDIQSFRILAKDTVAAINQELKNLDTELNSMGADEVTLHLIRGIYFEQRGLYTDAFLEYKETIRLAPEVQEYREIMRNLLFTMKLYSEEDYLLD, from the coding sequence ATGAAACGTTTGAGAATTAGTCTGATACTTGTTGCAGCACTGTTGTTCGTGCAGCATGCGATGGCACAGGATTCCTTTCTCGTGATGAGCGTGAAAGGAGATGTGACGTTCAAGAAAGGTGGGAAAGGTGAATGGAGCAAGGTGCGCGTCGGTGATGTGCTGGGGAAGAGTGACAGGGTACGCACTGCCTACGCGAGTTATGTCAAGCTGATGATGGACCAGACCCGGCTGGTCAGTATTGATGCGCATGAGGAACGGGTTTTGAAGGATTTCAAAGCCATCAAGGGTAGAAATGCCGGCGAAATGGCAACGGGATCCATCATGCAGTACGCGGCCCGGCAGATGAAGAAATCCCGTGACAAAAAGGATGCTCCGGTGTATGGCGCCGTACGTGGCAATCTCGATGTATTTTCTGCAGTATTTCCCAAATACGCTGTCATGACCCCTGAGCCTCTGTTTCAGTGGGTGGATGCTGAAGATGCAAAGCAGTACGAGTTCATTCTGCTTGATGATGCGTTCAATATTATCGCGCGCTCACGTTTTGGGGACGACCGCTTTCGCTACATGCCGTCTGAGCTTCCTCCCCTCGAACCCGAGAAACACTACCACTGGCGTATTACCCGTCTGAGTGATGGTATGGAAAGCGATATCCAGAGTTTTCGCATCCTCGCAAAAGACACCGTGGCGGCAATCAACCAGGAACTGAAGAATCTCGATACCGAGCTCAACTCCATGGGAGCAGACGAGGTCACACTTCATCTGATTCGCGGCATCTATTTTGAGCAGCGCGGACTCTACACCGATGCGTTTCTTGAGTACAAGGAGACCATTCGCCTCGCGCCAGAGGTGCAGGAGTATCGCGAAATCATGCGAAATCTCCTGTTCACCATGAAACTGTACTCCGAGGAAGACTATCTCCTCGATTGA